A window from Salarias fasciatus chromosome 11, fSalaFa1.1, whole genome shotgun sequence encodes these proteins:
- the ptpn6 gene encoding tyrosine-protein phosphatase non-receptor type 6 isoform X1, translating into MSCGWFHRDITGLQAEDMLKSRGIHGSFLARPSKKNVGDFSLSVRVGELVTHIRIQNTGDYYDLYGGEKFATLSELVEFYTAENGILQDKDGTQIELKYPLNCSDPTTERWYHGHLSGPNAEKLLAARDESGTFLVRESLSKPGDFVLSVLTDERTKTGGRRVSHIKIMCQNERYTVGGSEAFDTLTDLVDYYKRKGIEEISGNWVHLKQPYYSTRVNAADIESRVKQLDQTSEKPKEGEGEKSKAGFWEEFDALQKLEAKVKKSREEGQRPENKSKNRYKNILPFNDTRVILQSADPNVVGSDYINANYVKNNLSESTGQKVYIATQGCLATTVNDFWQMVWQERTSVIVMTTREVEKGRNKCVPYWPDVHTSKPAGAYMVTCELEREATDYKVRMLNIAPVDRPQESRAIWHYQYLSWPDHGVPEQPGGVLSFLTQVNAKQDEYPHSGPMIIHCSAGIGRTGTIVVIDMIISTIDNIGIDCDIDIPKYIQMVREQRSGMVQTEAQYKFIYLAVSEYIQTTKAKDCAYMETDTEYGNLQLKHQPASRKVSKNKEDVYQNLSKGKKEMKKSKSDKKSGSVKKK; encoded by the exons ATGTCTTGTGG gtggTTCCACAGAGACATCACTGGCCTGCAGGCCGAGGACATGCTGAAGTCCCGGGGCATCCACGGCAGCTTTCTGGCTCGACCCAGCAAGAAGAATGTGGGCGATTTCTCGCTGTCTGTCAG gGTGGGTGAGCTGGTGACCCACATCCGCATCCAGAACACGGGCGACTACTACGACCTGTACGGCGGGGAGAAGTTCGCCACCCTGTCCGAGCTGGTGGAGTTCTACACGGCGGAGAACGGCATCCTGCAGGACAAGGACGGCACCCAGATCGAGCTGAAGTACCCCCTGAACTGCTCCGACCCCACCACCGAGAG GTGGTACCACGGCCACCTGTCCGGGCCCAATGCAGAGAAGCTGCTGGCAGCGCGAGACGAGTCGGGGACCTTCCTGGTCAGGGAGTCGCTGTCCAAACCCGGAGACTTCGTCCTCTCCGTCCTGACGGACGAGAGAACCAAAACCGGAGGGAGGAGAGTCTCCCACATCAAGATAATGTGCCAG aaCGAGCGGTACACAGTGGGCGGGTCTGAAGCGTTCGACACGCTGACGGATCTGGTGGATTACTACAAACGCAAAGGCATCGAGGAGATTTCTGGAAACTGGGTTCATTTGAAGCAG CCGTACTACTCCACCAGAGTGAACGCAGCAGACATCGAGAGCCGGGTCAAACAGCTGGACCAGACCTCAGAGAAGCCAAAGGAGGGCGAAGGGGAGAAGAGCAAGGCGGGCTTCTGGGAGGAATTTGAC GCTCTTCAAAAACTGGAGGCAAAGGtgaagaagagcagagaggaaggcCAGAGACCAGAAAACAAGAGCAAAAACAGATACAAAAACATCCTCCCCT TCAATGACACCAGAGTCATCCTGCAGAGCGCAGATCCCAACGTCGTGGGTTCAGATTACATCAACGccaactatgtgaaa AACAACTTGTCGGAGTCTACAGGCCAGAAGGTTTACATCGCCACTCAGGGTTGCCTGGCAACGACTGTCAATGATTTCTGGCAAATGGTATGGCAGGAGAGAACGAGCGTGATCGTCATGACGACACGAGAGGTGGAGAAAGGACGG AATAAGTGCGTGCCGTACTGGCCGGACGTTCACACCTCCAAACCTGCGGGAGCCTACATGGTGACCTGCGAGCTGGAGAGGGAGGCCACAGATTACAAAGTGCGGATGTTGAACATCGCTCCTGTGGACAGG CCGCAGGAATCTCGTGCCATTTGGCACTACCAGTACCTCAGCTGGCCTGATCACGGCGTCCCCGAGCAGCCGGGCGGCGTCCTCAGCTTCCTCACTCAGGTCAACGCCAAGCAGGACGAATATCCCCACTCTGGGCCCATGATCATCCACTGCAG TGCTGGAATCGGACGAACGGGGACGATTGTGGTGATCGACATGATCATTTCGACAATCGACAACATCG GAATCGACTGTGACATCGACATCCCGAAGTACATCCAGATGGTGCGAGAGCAGCGCTCTGGGATGGTCCAGACCGAAGCCCAGTACAAATTCATCTACCTGGCTGTGTCCGAGTACATTCAAACCACCAAGGCCAAAGACTGCGCCTACATG GAAACCGATACCGAGTACGGAAATCTGCAGCTCAAACACCAGCCGGCGAGCAGGAAGGTGTCAAA gAATAAGGAGGACGTTTACCAGAATCTGTCCAAAGGAAAGAAGGAGATGAAGAAGTCAAAGTCGGACAAGAAAAGCGGCtctgtgaagaaaaaataa
- the rbp5 gene encoding retinol-binding protein 5, translated as MSKPNYTGTYHMVEQENMDAYLSALDINIALRKIVCLLKPTKDITHDPSTGDMKIRTITTFKNFNMDFTIGKEFTEDLGAVDGRTCQTTVNWDGDKLVCVQRGEKEGRGWTHWLEGDKLHLEMRVKDIIAKQVFKKAN; from the exons atgtccAAACCTAATTACACTGGCACGTATCACATGGTGGAGCAGGAGAACATGGATGCCTACCTCTCTGCTTTAG atatTAATATCGCCCTGAGGAAGATCGTGTGCCTTTTGAAGCCCACTAAAGACATCACCCATGACCCGAGCACGGGGGACATGAAGATACGCACCATCACCACTTTCAAGAACTTCAACATGGACTTCACTATCGGGAAAGAGTTCACCGAGGACCTGGGTGCTGTGGATGGCCGTacctgtcag acgACGGTGAACTGGGATGGAGACAAGCTGGTGTGTGTACAGAGAGGCGAGAAGGAGGGCCGGGGCTGGACTCACTGGCTGGAGGGAGACAAGCTGCATCTG gagaTGAGAGTCAAAGACATCATCGCCAAGCAAGTCTTTAAAAAAGCCAATTAA
- the ptpn6 gene encoding tyrosine-protein phosphatase non-receptor type 6 isoform X2, which yields MVRWFHRDITGLQAEDMLKSRGIHGSFLARPSKKNVGDFSLSVRVGELVTHIRIQNTGDYYDLYGGEKFATLSELVEFYTAENGILQDKDGTQIELKYPLNCSDPTTERWYHGHLSGPNAEKLLAARDESGTFLVRESLSKPGDFVLSVLTDERTKTGGRRVSHIKIMCQNERYTVGGSEAFDTLTDLVDYYKRKGIEEISGNWVHLKQPYYSTRVNAADIESRVKQLDQTSEKPKEGEGEKSKAGFWEEFDALQKLEAKVKKSREEGQRPENKSKNRYKNILPFNDTRVILQSADPNVVGSDYINANYVKNNLSESTGQKVYIATQGCLATTVNDFWQMVWQERTSVIVMTTREVEKGRNKCVPYWPDVHTSKPAGAYMVTCELEREATDYKVRMLNIAPVDRPQESRAIWHYQYLSWPDHGVPEQPGGVLSFLTQVNAKQDEYPHSGPMIIHCSAGIGRTGTIVVIDMIISTIDNIGIDCDIDIPKYIQMVREQRSGMVQTEAQYKFIYLAVSEYIQTTKAKDCAYMETDTEYGNLQLKHQPASRKVSKNKEDVYQNLSKGKKEMKKSKSDKKSGSVKKK from the exons ATGGTTCG gtggTTCCACAGAGACATCACTGGCCTGCAGGCCGAGGACATGCTGAAGTCCCGGGGCATCCACGGCAGCTTTCTGGCTCGACCCAGCAAGAAGAATGTGGGCGATTTCTCGCTGTCTGTCAG gGTGGGTGAGCTGGTGACCCACATCCGCATCCAGAACACGGGCGACTACTACGACCTGTACGGCGGGGAGAAGTTCGCCACCCTGTCCGAGCTGGTGGAGTTCTACACGGCGGAGAACGGCATCCTGCAGGACAAGGACGGCACCCAGATCGAGCTGAAGTACCCCCTGAACTGCTCCGACCCCACCACCGAGAG GTGGTACCACGGCCACCTGTCCGGGCCCAATGCAGAGAAGCTGCTGGCAGCGCGAGACGAGTCGGGGACCTTCCTGGTCAGGGAGTCGCTGTCCAAACCCGGAGACTTCGTCCTCTCCGTCCTGACGGACGAGAGAACCAAAACCGGAGGGAGGAGAGTCTCCCACATCAAGATAATGTGCCAG aaCGAGCGGTACACAGTGGGCGGGTCTGAAGCGTTCGACACGCTGACGGATCTGGTGGATTACTACAAACGCAAAGGCATCGAGGAGATTTCTGGAAACTGGGTTCATTTGAAGCAG CCGTACTACTCCACCAGAGTGAACGCAGCAGACATCGAGAGCCGGGTCAAACAGCTGGACCAGACCTCAGAGAAGCCAAAGGAGGGCGAAGGGGAGAAGAGCAAGGCGGGCTTCTGGGAGGAATTTGAC GCTCTTCAAAAACTGGAGGCAAAGGtgaagaagagcagagaggaaggcCAGAGACCAGAAAACAAGAGCAAAAACAGATACAAAAACATCCTCCCCT TCAATGACACCAGAGTCATCCTGCAGAGCGCAGATCCCAACGTCGTGGGTTCAGATTACATCAACGccaactatgtgaaa AACAACTTGTCGGAGTCTACAGGCCAGAAGGTTTACATCGCCACTCAGGGTTGCCTGGCAACGACTGTCAATGATTTCTGGCAAATGGTATGGCAGGAGAGAACGAGCGTGATCGTCATGACGACACGAGAGGTGGAGAAAGGACGG AATAAGTGCGTGCCGTACTGGCCGGACGTTCACACCTCCAAACCTGCGGGAGCCTACATGGTGACCTGCGAGCTGGAGAGGGAGGCCACAGATTACAAAGTGCGGATGTTGAACATCGCTCCTGTGGACAGG CCGCAGGAATCTCGTGCCATTTGGCACTACCAGTACCTCAGCTGGCCTGATCACGGCGTCCCCGAGCAGCCGGGCGGCGTCCTCAGCTTCCTCACTCAGGTCAACGCCAAGCAGGACGAATATCCCCACTCTGGGCCCATGATCATCCACTGCAG TGCTGGAATCGGACGAACGGGGACGATTGTGGTGATCGACATGATCATTTCGACAATCGACAACATCG GAATCGACTGTGACATCGACATCCCGAAGTACATCCAGATGGTGCGAGAGCAGCGCTCTGGGATGGTCCAGACCGAAGCCCAGTACAAATTCATCTACCTGGCTGTGTCCGAGTACATTCAAACCACCAAGGCCAAAGACTGCGCCTACATG GAAACCGATACCGAGTACGGAAATCTGCAGCTCAAACACCAGCCGGCGAGCAGGAAGGTGTCAAA gAATAAGGAGGACGTTTACCAGAATCTGTCCAAAGGAAAGAAGGAGATGAAGAAGTCAAAGTCGGACAAGAAAAGCGGCtctgtgaagaaaaaataa